The Catenulispora sp. GP43 genome includes the window GGGCTGCACGCCGTGGGGTCCCTGGACGTGTCGGCCGCCACTGAGGACGGAACCGGTTCGTTGCCGGGCGACCTGCTGGGCGCCGACGACCGCGGTATTCAGAACGTCATCGATCGCGAGACCCTGCGGCCGCTGCTGGCGACACTGTCGGCACGGGAGAAGAAGATCCTGCTCATGCGCTTCTTCCGGAGCATGACGCAGACCGAGATCAGCCAGGAGCTCGGAGTCTCGCAGATGCAGGTCTCCCGTCTCCTCACCGGGATCCTCGGCGGGCTCAGAACACGCGCCGGCTGCGGCCCGCGGTAGCCGCGTTCTATCGGGTCATGAGGCGGTAGGGGATGGTGCAGATGACGACGTCGGTGCTGGCGCGCAGGACCGCCGCCAACAGCAGGCCGCGCTGGTTCTGCAGGATGCGGTAGCGCCATCGGTGCGGCTGGACCTCGACGATGAGGACGGCGATCTGCCGGCCGCCCTCCGCCGCCTGGCGGACGTAGCCGACCATCGGGTGGACCAGCGACCGGTGCGGACTCACCAGGGTTTCGAGCCGGACACCGGGATCCCACCGGTCCCAGGCGGTGCGGAATTCCGAGCACCGCTCGGGATCCGGCCAGACGCTGACCGCGACCACGTCGTCGGCGAGGGAACGGGCGGCGAGCAGCGCGTGCTCGGTCAGTTTGCTGACGCTTCCGACCGGGACGATCACCAGGCCACGGGTCGGCTGTGGCGTCGGCGTCGGCGGTCCGGACAGGTCGAGTTCGCGGCCGACCGCCGTGTAGTAGGCCTGGATCCGGGCGAACAGCAGCATCAGCGCCGGCACGGTGAGCACGACGACCCAGGCCCCCGCAGCGAACTTGGTCGCGATGAACACGACGGCGGCCAGCCCGGTCAGGACGGCGCCGGTCCCGTTGATCGCCGCGCGCAGCCTCCAGCGGGGCGGGCGTTCGCCGAACCAGTGGCGGACCAGCCCTGTCTGGCTGATGGTGAATCCGATGAAGACCCCGATCGCATAGAGCGGGATGAGCCGGTCGGTGGCCGCGTGCACCGCGGTCAGCAGGAGGCCGGCCAGCAGGGCGAGCGCGACCACGCCGTAGCGGTAGACCGGGCGCTCGGCACGTAGGCCGAACAAGTGCGGCAGGCGATCGTCGCGGGACAACAGGCTCATCAGCACCGGCAGACCGCCGAAGCTGGTGTTCGCGGCCAGGGCCAGGATCAGCGTGACGATGATGTTCGTGGCGTAGTAGGCCCAGCCGGTGCCGAACGATCCGGCGGTGAGCTGCGCCAGCACCGTGACGCCGCCGCGCGGTGCCACGTGCTGCTTGTGGATCAGGACCGCGAGCCCGAGCAGCATCGCGGCCAACAGCGCACCGAGCATCAGCTCAGTACGCTGAGCCCGTTCGGCGCGCGGTTCGCGGAAGGTCGGCACCCCGTTGGCGATGGCCTCGATCCCGGTCAGGGCCGAGCAGCCGGCGGCGAAGGCCTTCAGGACCAGAAGTACGCTCACCGCCTCTACAGCGTGGACGGGGACAGCGGTGCCCACCACCGCCACCGGCTGCGTCCGGAACAATCCGGCGCCGATGACGGCGAACACGGCGCCCAGGAAGAGCAGCATCGGCAGCATGAAGACCCGGGCGCTCTCGGCGACGCCGTACAGGTTGACGGCCGCGATCAGGACCAGCCCGAGCAGGGTCAGGCCGAGGATGTGGTGCGCCAACGACGGGAACACCGAGGCCAGGCTCGCCGCACCGGCTGCCAGGCTGACCGCGACGGTCAGGACGTAGTCGACCACCAGGCTGGCGGCGGCCAGCAGACTGACGGTGGCGCCCAGGTCCTTCTTGCCCACCGCGTAGGCGCCGCCGCCGTCCGGATGCACCGCGATGACCTGGCAGTAGGAGATCACCAGCACCGCCAGCAGCACGGTGATGGCCACGGTGATCGGCAGCGTCAGGCGCAGTGCGGAGGCGCCGGCCGTCGCCAGGACCAGCAGTATCGCCTCCGGGCCGTACGCCACCGAGCTCAACGCGTCC containing:
- a CDS encoding sigma-70 family RNA polymerase sigma factor, whose translation is GLHAVGSLDVSAATEDGTGSLPGDLLGADDRGIQNVIDRETLRPLLATLSAREKKILLMRFFRSMTQTEISQELGVSQMQVSRLLTGILGGLRTRAGCGPR
- a CDS encoding APC family permease, translating into MGYGTASKKLVPRVPQRHGEGDKDHLTSFGGLAALSLDALSSVAYGPEAILLVLATAGASALRLTLPITVAITVLLAVLVISYCQVIAVHPDGGGAYAVGKKDLGATVSLLAAASLVVDYVLTVAVSLAAGAASLASVFPSLAHHILGLTLLGLVLIAAVNLYGVAESARVFMLPMLLFLGAVFAVIGAGLFRTQPVAVVGTAVPVHAVEAVSVLLVLKAFAAGCSALTGIEAIANGVPTFREPRAERAQRTELMLGALLAAMLLGLAVLIHKQHVAPRGGVTVLAQLTAGSFGTGWAYYATNIIVTLILALAANTSFGGLPVLMSLLSRDDRLPHLFGLRAERPVYRYGVVALALLAGLLLTAVHAATDRLIPLYAIGVFIGFTISQTGLVRHWFGERPPRWRLRAAINGTGAVLTGLAAVVFIATKFAAGAWVVVLTVPALMLLFARIQAYYTAVGRELDLSGPPTPTPQPTRGLVIVPVGSVSKLTEHALLAARSLADDVVAVSVWPDPERCSEFRTAWDRWDPGVRLETLVSPHRSLVHPMVGYVRQAAEGGRQIAVLIVEVQPHRWRYRILQNQRGLLLAAVLRASTDVVICTIPYRLMTR